The following is a genomic window from Streptomyces lincolnensis.
TCGGCCACGTCCTTGTCCCGGCCCAGCGCCTTGCGGACGCCGTCCGTGAAGCCGACCGAGCGGCCCAGACCCATGTCGATCCGGCCGGGGAAGAGCGACTCCAGCACCCCGAACTGCTCTGCCACAACGAGGGGTTGGTGGTTGGGCAGCATCACGCCGCCGGTGCCGACCCGGATCGTACGGGTCGCGGACGCGACGGCGGCGGCCAGCACCGTCGGCGCGGAACCGGCGACGCCGGGCACGCCGTGGTGCTCCGACACCCAGAACCGGTGGTAGCCGAGCCCCTCCAGCTCCCGCGCCAGCCGCACGGTGTCGCGCAGGGCCTCCGCGTTGGTGCCGCCCTCGCGGGTGCGGGAGCGGTCGAGGACGGAGAAGCGGGTGGCGGCGATCAGGGAACTCACACAGGGTTCAACGTGTGACGGGCGGCGGCATTCCCGCGGCCCCGGCCGGAAAACCGGATGACGGGAATACGTGCAGGTCAGCACAATGGGCCGGGTGACCACCCGCCACGTCCTGCTGTCCGGCATCGTCGGTTCGACCGCGTACGGCCTCGCCCACGCGGGCTCCGACGTGGACCGGCTCGGCATGTTCGCCGCACCCACCGAGGCCCTGCACGGGCTCCACCCGCCGAGGGAGTCGCACGTCACCACGGCACCGGACCGCACCCTGCACGAGGCGGCGAAGTGGTGCCGGCTCGCGCTCGGCGGCAACCCGACCGCGATGGAGCTGGCGTGGCTCCCGGACGACCTGTACGAGGTGCGCACACCGCTGGGCGAGGAGCTGATCGGCATCCGCGCGTCGTTCCTGAGCGCCCCGCGCGTCCGGGACGCCTACCTCGGGTACGCCACCCAGCAGTTCAGGAGGCTGGAAACACGCGGCGACGGCTCGTTCTCCGCGGACACCCGCAAGCGCACCGCCAAGCACGCCCGGCACCTGAAGCGGCTGTGCCGTCAGGGGCTGGAGCTGTACGCCACCGGGCGGCTGGAGATCCGGGTGGAGAACCCGGAGGAGTACCACGCCTTCGGTGAGCGCGTCGCCGCCGACCCGGCTGCCGCGCTGCCTGTGCTCAGGCACTACGAGAAGGCCTTCGACGAGGCCCGCACCGTGCTGCCCGACCGGCCCGACGAGGCGCCGGTCGAGGCGTGGCTGCGCAGGGTGCGGGCCCACTTCTACACCGCCGCGGCCACCTCGTGCTCGTGCTCGCAGGCCTCGTCGATGCCGTAGGTGTCCCAGGCGGGGAACGGGTCGTCGGCGGGCACGGCCTCGTCGGGGCGCAGGAGGCAGCCGGCGAGGGCCGTCCGCAGTCGCTCGGCGTCCAACTGCGTGCCGATGAAGACGAGTTCCTGCGCGTAGGGGCTGTCCGAGTCGCGTGCGGCGGACGGCTCGAAGCGGGCCACCGCGCCGGCCTGGGACCACAGCCCGGTCACGTGCGGGCGGGTGGCCAGGGTGAAGAACCCCTTCGACCGCAGGATCCGCCCGTATGCGCCGCTGTCCAGCTCCTCGGTCACGAACGTCCACAACCGGTCCGGGTGCAGGGGGAGTTCGGACCGGAAGACGGTCGAGGAGACGCCGTACTCCTCGGTCTCCGGAACGTGGTCGCCGTTGAGCTCGCGCACCCAGCCGGGTGCCTGCTGGGCGCGTTCGAGGTCGAACAGCCGGGTGCCCAGCACCTGGTGGAGGTCGACCCGCCCGTGTTCGGCCCCGACGATCCGGGCGGCGGGGTTGAGCCGGGTGAGGGCAGCCCGCAGCCGGTCCGCCTCCGCGGTGTCGACCAGGTCCAGCTTGTTGAGCACGATGACGTCCGCGAACTCGACCTGGTCGACGAGCAGATCGCTGACGGTGCGCTCGTCGTCCTCGTACGGGGCGAGGTCGCGCTCGGCGAGTTCGTCGCCGGTCTCCAGCTCGGGCAGGAAGTTGGCGGCGTCCACGACCGTGACCATGGTGTCCAGGAGGGCGAGGTCGTCGAGGGTGGCGCCGTCGTCGCGGGCGAAGGCGAAGGTCGCGGCCACCGGCATCGGCTCGGAGATCCCGGAGGACTCGATGAGCAGATGGTCGAAGCGGCCCTCGCGGGCCAGCCGGTCGACCTCCTCCAGCAGGTCGTCGCGCAGGGTGCAGCAGATGCACCCGTTGGTCATCTCGACCAGCCGCTCCTCGGTCCTGGACAGGGCCGCCTCGCCGCCGCGTACCAGCGCGGCGTCGATGTTGACCTCGCTCATGTCGTTGACGATCACGGCGACGCGCAGGCCCTCGCGGTTGGCGAGGACGTGGTTGAGCAGGGTCGTCTTGCCCGCCCCGAGGAAACCGGAGAGCACGGTGACGGGCAGACGGCTGTCGTACGGCATCCGGTCCTCAGCCCTCGGGGCGCAGCAGCCCGCGCTCGTACGCCTTGACGAGGTTCTGCGGTACGAGATGGCGCACGCCGTCGACGGTGACGGGCACCAGCGTGGGCGTGGCGGCCTTCCACTGCGCTCGGCGGTGGCGGGTGTTGCTGCGGGACATCTTCCGCTTGGGGACGGCCATGGGCTCCTCCTCGGTGGTCGGAACCCGACGCTATATGAAAATGGATCCCATGTGCAAAGCGTGAGGGAGGGGGTGGGCGCGAGGGGGCGCCGGCGGGCAGGAGGGTGGATCTCGAATTTGTCAACTGACCTGCGAACAGGCCCTGCCCAGGGTTGGCTGTGCCTCTGGGTGCACGGCACGTGACACGGCTGCCGGGCGGCCGGGTGCGTACGAAGGGCGAACGGTGGGGATGGCAAGGGTGCGGAGCGTGCTCCGCCTGCTCGGGGGCGCGGCGCTGACCGTCGCCGTCGGAGTGGCGACGAATCAGGTGTACTCCGACAAGGGCCTCAGCTGGACATGGCTGTACGCCTCGTTCGGACTCGGTGTCCTGGTGCTGCTGTACACGGAGGTGTGGGCCGCGCCCTCCCCGGCCGGCGCCGCGGACGGCGCGCCCGCTGCCGGACGCGGCCAGCGGGGTATCTATCTGCGCCAACTGCGCGAGAACGTCCGCGACATGGAGACCGTGGGCATCGCCACCCAGGGCGAGTTCGTGCTGCGGATGCGCCAGGTGTATGTCGACGTCAGCCTGACCTCCCAGGTGCTGCACGCCGTCGCCGGAGAGCCGTATCTGGGCGCCCTGCCCGGCGGCGAGCCGACGGGGCTGGGGCGGCGCCGCAGCCTGGAGTCGGTGCTGAGGGACGCCGAGCGGGGCGACGGCGCCCGCGTCCTCGCGGTGATCGGCGGACCGGGGTCCGGCAAGACGACACTGGCCCGGAACACGGCGCTGGGACTCTGTGAGCACCGCTGGCGGCCCTCGAAGCGCCGGTTGCCGGTCCTGCTGTACCTGCGCGACCACGCCGAGGCCCTGCTGGCCCCGAGCGCCCCGGGGCTCGGCGCGGTGGCCGTCGCCGCGAGCTGGCTCGACGGCAAGGTGACGGCGCGCTGGCTGGAACGCCGGCTCGACCGCGGCGGATGCGTCGTGCTCCTGGACGGGCTGGACGAGGTCGCCGACCCGGCGGAACGCGGCCGCGTGGTGGCGTGGGTGGGGCGGCAGACGCAGCAGTACCCGCGCAACGTGTACGTGGTGACCTCGCGCCCGCACGGCTACCAGTCCAACCCCCTGTCCGGCGCCGAGGTGCTTCAGGTGCGCCGGTTCACCGGGGAACAGATCGAGCGCTTCCTGCACCAGTGGTCGTACGCGATCGAGTCACGGGCCCGGATGGGCACGGGCCGTGAGGTGCAGGCCGCCGCGGACCGCAACGCGGAGGACCTGCGGTCCCGGCTGCGCGCCCGGCCGGCACTGTACGACCTGGCCGCGAACCCGCTGCTGCTCACCATGATCGCGAACGTGCACCGCTACCGCGGCCAACTGCCCGGCAGCCGCGCCGAGTTGTACGCGGAGATGTGCGACGTGCTGTTGCACCGGCGCTACGAGGCCCGCGGCCTGAGGGACGCCACCGGTCTCAGCGGTCCGCACAAGCAGTACGTCATGCAGCACCTGGCTCTCGCCATGATGAAGGCCAAGATCCGCCACTGGCCCGCCCACGAGGCCGCGGACGCGATCGACCTGCCGCTGCGGCGGGTCCCCGGCGACGTCGCCGCGGAGGTCTTCCTGGAGGAGGTCCGCAAGAGCGGTCTGCTGGTGGAACGCGAGCACGGCGTGTACGGATTCGCCCACCTCACCCTCCAGGAGTATCTGGCCGCCGCCCAACTCGGCACCCCGGGCGCCGATCTCGCCGCGCTGACCGACAACGTGGACGACGGGTGGTGGCGGGAGACCATTCAGCTGTGGGCCGCCGGGAACGACGCGACCGCGGTCATCACCGCCTGCCTGGACTCCGGTACGGTCCACGCGCTGGCCCTCGCTTTCGACTGTGCCGACCAGGCACGCACCGTCGAGCCCGCGGTGCGCGGCCGGCTGGAGGACCTCCTGACCTCCACCGCGTCCAGCCCGGTCGCCGACCCGGTCGTCCAGCGGCTGCTCGCCGGCATCCTGGCGACGCGCACCCTGCGCGAGACGATCCTGCTCGACGACACCAGTGCCCTGTGCGCGCATCCCGTCCCCCGCTCTCTGTACGCCCTGTTCGTGCAGGACGAAGAGGCCGCCGGCCGCCGTCATCCCCGGGCCGTTTCCGGCACCGACGCGGAGGACACCGGCGCTCCGGCCGTCGGGATGGAGGCGGGTGACGCCGAGCGCTTCGTCAGCTGGGTGAACACCCTCGTCAGCGAGCAGTCCTACCGTCTTCCGGGGCCCGGAGAACTCGCGGACCACGGCTCCGCGATCGCCGCCCATCTCAACCGGCACACCGTGTGGGCACAGGAGCGTGACCGCGTCCTCCTTCACCAGCCGCCGGGCTCCCACTGGCCCTACCCCGCGCCGACCCGGACCCGGGCCCGTTCCCTCGCGGTCGACGACGGCCGGCAACTCACCTCCTTCCTCCGGCTGTTGGCGGCCCCCGCCCACCAGCGCACGCGCGTCGCCGATTGGGTGAGGGTGCTGGTCGGTGGACTCACCCGGACACCCGAGGCGCGTGACGATCCCGGACTGGGGCGGCGCAACTTCGTCCTGGATCTCGGTCTGGACTTCGCACTCGCGCTCTCCCTCCAGCTGGTCCTGGCCGACGCCCTGTCCTCCGGTGCCACCCGACGAGGCGATCCCGGGCCGGCGCTCGATCGCGCCCGCGCTCTCGCCGACGCGCTGAACCACGACCGGTACCACTTCCGCTCCGACATCACAGCCCTCGACCGCATCGACCGCGCGCTCGCGATGGATCCCGCGCTGGACCGGGTCCGCGCCCGCGGGATCGGCCTGGACCGGATCGGCGACCGGCCACGGGCCCTCAACGACGCCTTGGTGTGCGCCTTCGATCACGCGTTGGCCCACTCCCGGCATCACGCCCTCCATTTCCTCCGCGCCGAAGTGACCGACCGTCTGCGGGCCTTCGTCTTCGCCCTCAATGGCATTGCCGACTCCGCCGCCGACATCCGCCGGGCCCGCCAGACCCGTGGCCTGCTGGGCGGCGCACCGGGCCCCGACGTGGGAGTCGACCTCGCCGGGCTTCTCGTCCCCACGCTCGACCTGGGCGACGATCTGCTCGACACGCGGGACGTCATCGACGTCAGTGACGTGCGCATGGGCCCGGTGGTCGTGCCCTCCCAGACGGAGAGCCTCGCCCTGGCCATCGACCTCGCCGGCGGCCACGTCAACGACCCCCTCGTGTCGAGGGTGACCCTCACCGCCGTCCGTACGCTGTTCGCCTTCTGGAGGCCGCCGGCCGGCGTGGGCCTCCCAGGGGTGCTGGCGGATCTCGACGATCTGCTCGGCAGGACCGTCGACGCCATCCCGGCTCCGGAGCAGCCGCTGCCGGAGGACGCCACCACAGCGCTGCGTCAGGTCTGGGATCTTCTGCGGGTTCCGTCCTCCGCGCCCCCCGCGTCTCTGCCAGAACAGGTCCGCACCCTGGTGAACCACACGGGCGAGTTGCTGACTTTCATCCGCGAGAGGAGGACACCCGCCGGCTCCCAGGCGCCGGCGTGCGCCCGCGTGGCGATCCTCATCGCCATCACGGCACTGGGCGAAGCGGGCCAGGGCCATGAGGACGCCGTCCGGCACCTACGGCGGATCTGGCAGAGCCTTGGGGCCCGGGAGGACTCCGTGCAGAGCCGGAGGACGGCACCGAACCAGACCCTCTTCCTCACCCGCGTCCACCAGTAGGCCGGGGCGGACATCGGGGAGGGGTCAGAAGCGCGCCCCGATGTCCGCCCCGTTGCGCGGCACCAGGAACGACGGTGCCGCGGGCAGGGAGCCGTCCGCCTTCCGTACGCCTGTGAGGGGGGCCGGGTCGGTGCTCAGGACCGACGAGGCGTTCCATGTGCCGCCCAGGTCCCAGGAGTTGCCGCTGGAGACGGTCGCGGAGCCGAGCGCCGCGGCGGTGGCGTCGGCGACGGAGAGGTTGGCGGTGAGGACGGCCCTGCCGCCCGAGGTGTCGACGTCGAAGCCCGTCCGGGCGTTGGCCCAGGTGGAGTTGCGGGTCAGGGCGAGGGCACCGGGATTGCCGTTGTCCGTGACGCCGTGCGCGGCGTTCTTGAAGGAGGCGCTGCCGCGGAGGGTGTGGGCGACCGCCGGGGCCGGGCTGCCGCCGCCGAGCTTGAAGCCGTTGCCGTCGCCCGCGAAGTCGGGGAAGTTCCAGCGGTTGAAGCCGTTGCCGTACGCGACCGTGTTCTCGATGACGATCGGCGAGGCGAACTTCCAGTTGTCGAAACCGTCGTCGACGTTGTTCCACAGCCGGGCGCCCCGCACGACATTGCCGGTGCCGCTGCCCTCCTTGATGGCGAGTCCGTCCGCGCTCTCGCCGTTCTTGCGCGGGTCGCGGTTGGCGTAACTGTCCAGGTTCAGGATCTGGTTGCCGCTGGAGGCGCCCTGGAGCTGGAAGCCGGACTCGTAGTTGTCGTGGGTCCGCAGGCGGGCGAAGACGTTGGTGTTGCAGCCGTCGCAGTACACCCCGTACGGGCCGTTCACGATCTCCAGGTCCGAGATCCGCCAGTACGACGCCTCGATGTGGACCGCCCCGCGCTCGGCCCGCGGAATGGTGCCGCCGACCGGTGTGTGGCTCGCGGGCAGCCGCTCGCCGTCGATCACGACCCGCTCGCCCTGGTACGCGCCGAGGGTGATGGGCTGGGAGGCGGTGCCCGAGGTGGTGATGGTGACGTTGTCGGTGAGCGCGTAGGTGCCGCCGCGTACGGCGATGGTGTCACCGGGCTTCGCCAGGTCCACGGCCCGCTGGACGCTCCGCAGGGGCTGCGTGAGCGTCCCCGGCGCGGAGTCGCTGCCGTTGGTGGCGACGACCAGGGTCGTGGCCGCCGCGGACGCCTCGGTCACCGGTAACGCCGTCACCAGCACGGCACCGATCGCCGCCGCCGTCCAGATCGCCGTGTTGCGCATGGGGCCTCCCGCCTCCGCCTGCCTACCGTGTCGCACGGCAGTGGCCGCCGGGGGCGGGGAGGTTGCCGGGTGGGCGGGGCCTGTTCCGACTCGTCAGCCCCGGTTTGGACGGGCGGCGAGACGGGCGTACTCCCACGGGTCGTGGGCGCTGAAGACGGTGACCTGTTCCGTCGGGGCGTGATGGAGGCCGCGCAGTAGCTCGAGGGTCGCGAGGCGGGCCGCGCCGTCGGTCTGTGCGCCGTGCTGGACGGGGTCGAGGGCAGGGTGGGAAAGGGGCGGGGTGTGCTCGATCTCTCCGTGGTACATGTATGCGTCGCCCGCGTGCAGCAGCCACCGTCCGTCCCCGTCGCGCACGGCGACACCCGCGTGTCCCGCCGAGTGGCCCGGCAGCGGCACCAGCAACAGATCGCACCCCAGCCCCTGCGGGCGCGCCACGCCCGGGATGCCGGACCACTCCGTGTGCCCGTCCACACGAGCCGGCGTCAGCAGCGGGCCGTGCGCCCGGTGCGCCGGCATGAAGCGGTCGAGGCTGTGCCGGTGGTGCGGTGCCGTGGGGTCGGTGACGGCCCGGTACTCGTCGGGGTGCACATGCACCCGTGCGTGCGGGAAGTCCGCAAGCCCTCCCGTGTGGTCGCGGTGCAGGTGGGTGACCACGATGTGCCGCACGTCCGCGGGCGTGTACCCGAGACGGACGACCTGCCGCAGCGCGCTCTCCTCCAGGTCCAGCGCGGGCCGGGCGTAGGCCACCCAGTCCGCGCCCAGCGACCGTTCGGGATGTCGTAGGTCGGCGGTGCCGAGGCCGGTGTCCACCAGGACCAGCCCGTCGGTGTCCGTCTCGACGAGCAGGCAGTGGCAGACGGCGGCGACGGGTTCGCCGCTTGCGGAAGCCGCGGTGAGCGGTTCTCCGAGTGGTGGAATCCTCCGCAGAGAACCGCAGTTGAGGTGATGGACGCGCACAAGGGCCCCCTGGCGGTCGTCGGGTGGGCTGTTCGCGACCGACGGTAGGAGGGACCTTCGTGACTCACCAAACGGTTGGATACGCACCGGCGGGTGACCGGGACGGGCCGCTGGCGGACTGCCCGGACAGCGCGCTCGTCCCACCCGGCCACGAACCGCGCTGCCCCGTCGACATCACGCTCGCCGTGCTGGGCGGCCGCTGGACACCGCTGGTCCTGCGCGAGTTCCTGCGCCGCGGTGAGGCCACCTACTCCGAGCTGTCCGCGGCCCTGCCCGCCCTCTCGGACAAGGTGCTCTCCGACCGGCTGGCGCAACTGACCGGTGCGGGGGTCCTCGAACGTCACCGCATCCCCGGCTGGCCGCCCCGGGTCCACTACGCCCTCACCGTCCAGGGCAGGGAGCTGGAGCCGGTGATGCGCGGCATGTGGGAGTGGGGCTCGGCGCGGCGCGGCGCCCTCGGCGGTGCACCGGGGCCGTCCGGCACGGCCTAGGCTCGGCGTCATGACGGACAGCAAGCCACCCCTCGCCGTGTTCGACCTGGACAACACCCTCGCCGACACGGCCCACCGGCAGCGGTTCCTGGAGCGCAGCCCGCGGGACTGGGACGCCTTCTTCGCCGCCGCGCCGCAGGATCCGCCGATCCCGGAGGGCATCGCGCTGGTGCTGGAGAGCGCCGAGGAGTGCGAGGTCGTCTATCTCACCGGGCGGCCCGAGCGCTGCCGGCGCGACACGCTCGACTGGCTGGCCGCGCAGGGGCTGCCGGAGGGGCGGGTCCACATGCGGCGCAACGGCGACCGGCGGCCCGCCCGGCGCACCAAGCTGGAGGTCCTGAACCGTCTTGCCCGCACCCGGGAGGTCCGGGTGCTGGTGGACGACGACGAGCTGGTCTGCGAGGACGCCGAACGGGCCGGTTTCACCGTCGTACGGGCGCGCTGGACCGCCCCTTCCGCCGCGCTGAAGACCGCGCAGGAGCGGGAGGGGCGGACCTGAGGGGCCGAGGCCCGCGGTGGGCCGTCAGTCGGACTCGTCCAGGCGGAAGCCGACCTTCAGACCCACCTGCCAGTGCGCGACCTGACCGTCCTCGATCTGGCCGCGCACCTGGGTCACCTCGAACCAGTCCAGATTCCGCAGGGTCTGCGAAGCCCGGGTGATGCCGTTGCGGATCGCCTGGTCGACGCCCTCGGGCGAGGTGCCGACGATCTCGGTCACCCGGTACGTGTGATTCGTCATGGTTCCACCGTGCCTCAGGCCGCGGCGCGGCGCGAGCCGTCCGTCAACGCGCCACGCTCAGTGACAGCGCGAAGCGGCCTTCGTCGTCCGTCCACCAGTGGGCCAGTTCCAGCCCCGCCGCGGACAGTTCGGCACGTACTCCCTCCTTCCGGAACTTCGCCGAGACCTCGGTGTGCAGTTCCTCGCCGGCCGCGAAGTCGACGGCGAGGTCGAGCGCCGGGATCTTGACGGTCTGGGCGGTACGGGAGCGCAGGCGCATCTCGATCCACTCGTGGTCGGCGTCCCAGAGGGCCACGTGGTCGAAGGTGTCGGGATCGAAGTCGGCGCCCAGTTCACGGTCGACGACGGTCAGGACGTTCTTGTTGAACGCGGCCGTCACCCCGGCCGCGTCGTCGTACGCCCGGACCAGGACCCGCTCGTCCTTGACCAGGTCCGTGCCGAGCAGCAGGGCGTCGCCGGGGGAGAGCAGGGCGCGCACGGAGGACAGGAACGCGGCGCGTTCCACCGGGACCAGGTTGCCGATCGTGCCGCCGAGGAACGCCACCAGCCGCGGCCCGGGGGTGTCCGGCAGCGTCAGCCGGGCGGTGAAGTCGGCGATGAGGGCGTGCACCCGCAGCCCGGGCCGCTCGGCCACGAGCGCCTGCCCCGCCTGGGTGAGCGCGCTCTCGCTGACGTCGACCGGGACGTAGGTGTCCAGGCCGGTGAGGGCGTCGATGATGTGCCGGGTCTTCTCCGAGGAGCCGGAGCCCAGTTCGACCAGGGTGCGGGCACCGGTCGCCGCGGCGATCTCGGCGGACCGGGCGAGCAGGATCTCCCGCTCGGCACGGGTCGGGTAGTACTCGGGCAACTCGGTGATCTGCTCGAAGAGTTCGCTGCCGTGCGCGTCGTAGAACCACTTCGGCGGCAGGGTCTTCGGGGTGTGGGTCAGGCCCTTGAGGACGTCGGCGCGCAGGGCGGCCTCCGTGGCGTCCTCGGGCAGGGTGCGGGTGAGAAGGAACGAACTCACGTACGGGGCTCCTTCGAAGGGGCGGATGCCAGGGGGTCGCTCGGCTCCTTGAGCGGGGTGAGCAGCACGTCGGTGCGGCTCGCCGCGAGCAGGGTGCGGTCGGGCACCTCCTGCCAGTGCGGGTCGTCGTCGTAGGGCTCGGAGGCCACCACGGTGCCGCGGCCCGGGTGCGACAGGTACCACAGGGTGTCGCCCCAGGCGGTCGCGGTGATGGTCTCGCCGTTGGTCAGCAGCAGGTTGAGCCGGGACGCGGGGGCCGCCTCGGCGACCTCCAGGACCGTGTCGGCCAGGGCCTGCCCCTCGTCGTCACCGCCGCGCAGCCGGCCCAGCACCAGCGCCCACACGAACGCCGAGTCGTTGCGGGCCTCCATCGACAGCAGGTCCGCCGCGGGCAGCGTCGGGGCGAGGCCGGCCAGGGAGCGGGGCCAGCCCGCCACCGCGCCGTTGTGACTGAACAGCCAGCGGTCCGAGGAGTACGGCGCCGCCGCGGCCTCCGCGTCGGCGCCCGCGAGGGTCGCGTCGCGTACGGCGGCCAGGACCGCCGAACTCCTGACGACCCGGGCCAGGTCCGTGAAGGACAGGTCCGCCCAGATGGGCCCGGCGCGCCGGTACCGGGCCGGGGCCGGGTCCCCGTCGGCGTACCAACCGACGCCGAAACCATCGGCGTTGACCGTGCCGTACCGCTGCCGCCGGGGTGCCCAGGACTGGCGGTACAGGCTGTGCGGCGGCTCGGTCAGGATCCGGCCGAGCGGTTCCGGTGGGCCCAGGTAGGCAAGGTGACGGCACATCAGACGGTCTCCGAGCGGGCCGTGCGGAACCCGGAGAAGATCTGCCGCCGGATCGGGTAGTCCCAGTTGCGGAACGTGCCCCGGCAGGCCACCGCGTCCACGGCGAACGAACCGCCGCGCAGCACCTTGTGGTCGGGGCCGAAGAACACCTCCGAGTACTCCTTGTACGGGAAGGGCTGGAACCCGGGATAGGGCTCGAAGTCGCTGGCCGTCCACTCCCACACGTCACCGATCAACTGCCTTACCCCGAGCGGCGATTCACCCTCCGGGTAGCTGCCCGCGGGCGCCGGGCGCAGGTGCCGCTGGCCCAGGTTGGCGTGCTGGGGCGCCGGGTCGGCGTCGCCCCACGGGTAGCGCGTGGAACGGTCGCCGGCGGGGTCGTGGCGGGCGGCCTTCTCCCACTCGGCCTCGGTGGGCAGCCGCCGCCCGGCCCAGCGGGCGTAGGCGTCGGCCTCGTACCAGCTCACGTGCACCACCGGCTCGTCGGACGGGACCACCTCGGTGACGCCGAAGCGGCGGCGCAGCCACTGCCTGCCGTCCCGGCTCCAGAACAGCGGGGCCTGGATGGAGTGCCGGCGGATGTGGTCCCAGCCCGCCGGGGCCCACCACCGCTCGTCCTGGTAGCCGCCGTCGTCGATGAACCGCTGGTACGCGCCGTTCGTCACCGGGGTGGTGTCGATCCAGAACGGCGCCACCTCCCGCCGGTGCGCGGGGCGTTCGTTGTCCAGCGCCCACGGCTCGGTGGAGGTGCCCATCGTGAACGGGCCGCCGGGGACGAGGACTTCGGCCGGCCCGGTGAACAGCGGGGCCGGATCCGGGTCCGGGGCGGTCAGGGCCTGCGGGCCCTTGCGGAGCTGATGGGTGATCAGCATCGTCTCGTCGTGCTGCTGTTCGTGCTGGGCGATCATCCCGAAGGCGAAACCCGCCTCCGTCAGCCGCGTCCCGTGGAACGCCGCGCGCTCCAGCACGTCCAGCACCCGGCCGCGCACGTCGGCGGCGTACTCGCGGGCCTCCGCGGGCTTCAGCAGGGGCAGCTTCGGCCGCTCCGCGCGCGGGTGCTCGAAGGCGTCGTAGATGCTGTCGATCTCGGGCCGTATCGCCTCCTGCCCGGCGACGGTCCGCAGCAGCCACTGCTCCTCCTGG
Proteins encoded in this region:
- the egtC gene encoding ergothioneine biosynthesis protein EgtC; this translates as MCRHLAYLGPPEPLGRILTEPPHSLYRQSWAPRRQRYGTVNADGFGVGWYADGDPAPARYRRAGPIWADLSFTDLARVVRSSAVLAAVRDATLAGADAEAAAAPYSSDRWLFSHNGAVAGWPRSLAGLAPTLPAADLLSMEARNDSAFVWALVLGRLRGGDDEGQALADTVLEVAEAAPASRLNLLLTNGETITATAWGDTLWYLSHPGRGTVVASEPYDDDPHWQEVPDRTLLAASRTDVLLTPLKEPSDPLASAPSKEPRT
- the egtB gene encoding ergothioneine biosynthesis protein EgtB, coding for MTDPETFRERALSTLVTARDRTTLLTSCVEEPDLTAQHSPLMSPLVWDLAHIGNQEEQWLLRTVAGQEAIRPEIDSIYDAFEHPRAERPKLPLLKPAEAREYAADVRGRVLDVLERAAFHGTRLTEAGFAFGMIAQHEQQHDETMLITHQLRKGPQALTAPDPDPAPLFTGPAEVLVPGGPFTMGTSTEPWALDNERPAHRREVAPFWIDTTPVTNGAYQRFIDDGGYQDERWWAPAGWDHIRRHSIQAPLFWSRDGRQWLRRRFGVTEVVPSDEPVVHVSWYEADAYARWAGRRLPTEAEWEKAARHDPAGDRSTRYPWGDADPAPQHANLGQRHLRPAPAGSYPEGESPLGVRQLIGDVWEWTASDFEPYPGFQPFPYKEYSEVFFGPDHKVLRGGSFAVDAVACRGTFRNWDYPIRRQIFSGFRTARSETV
- the egtD gene encoding L-histidine N(alpha)-methyltransferase codes for the protein MSSFLLTRTLPEDATEAALRADVLKGLTHTPKTLPPKWFYDAHGSELFEQITELPEYYPTRAEREILLARSAEIAAATGARTLVELGSGSSEKTRHIIDALTGLDTYVPVDVSESALTQAGQALVAERPGLRVHALIADFTARLTLPDTPGPRLVAFLGGTIGNLVPVERAAFLSSVRALLSPGDALLLGTDLVKDERVLVRAYDDAAGVTAAFNKNVLTVVDRELGADFDPDTFDHVALWDADHEWIEMRLRSRTAQTVKIPALDLAVDFAAGEELHTEVSAKFRKEGVRAELSAAGLELAHWWTDDEGRFALSLSVAR